The Paenibacillus pabuli DNA segment CAAGGCATCCTGAATCATAGCTTCATCCTTCAATTTGCTGCCTACGCGCAGCAGGAAAAATGCAGCCATAAACAAGGTATCCGCCCAGGCCTGTTCCGGAAAATCATTGGCAACGGATACGGTATGCTGCAGCACGTTGTCTCCGAAGCGGAGCGCATGATTCTGGAGATAATCCACTTTGCTCAGCGCGATATCCCAATATTTCTGATCCCCTGTCTCTTCATACAACGTGATCAGCATATGGCCCATGGCACAGGTATTCACCGTCCAGCTCGGCAGTCCCAGCTCAATGTATTCATCTGCCCATTGAACCAGCCTGTCCAAAACCTCCTTGTTGCCAGTCGTCTGGTAGGCTCTGGATACACCGTAATAGGCTACCCCGCAAGGCCAGTCCCATGTCAGATCCATGGATAGTGTTTTTTCGGTGACGTTATCGATGACTTTTAAAATCTCTTCCCTGTCATATTTCACTTGAAGCATCGGTATTCCCCTCTCCTGGACACATGCCCCCAAGTGCACCCTGAGAGGTGTCCGTTCGTATTGTAAACGCTTTACTTATTCCATTCTACGCAGTAAAATGGTGTCAATCTAAGCATATTCGTAACAAAACTGCGCAATTTCAACCATTTATGAATGGGGGTATCGCATATGGCCAAAACCAGGAAACCTGTTATTGAATATCGTCATTACAGCCTGCCCATCCATTTTCCCGTCCTGCTATTAAGCGGTGAACGCTGGAAAATATCCGATATCAAGAGCGAGCATCTTCATTTTCATAACCATCTGGAGATTGGCATCTGCTACTCCGACAGCGGCATTATGGAGATCAAGGGTGAATCCGTTCCCTTTCAGGCTGGCGATATAACTTTCATTCCCAGATATCTTCCTCATACAACGTACAGCACGCCTGGTACGGCCAGTTTGTGGGCCTATATTTTCTTTTCGCCGGAGGACCTGTTTCAGCATTCATTAAAAAGTACATACAGCGACTTCGAGCCGAATCTATGGGCAGTACAGGGAATGAACTGTGTGCTAAGCAAGGAGCAGCATCCCAAGGTGTACACCCTTGCCACATCGATCGTGGAGGAGTTAAGGCTGCAGAATCCTTATTATCAGGAAAGTGCCTATGGTTTAATGTTGTCCCTGTATATCGAGCTCCTTCGAATTCACTCCCGGAATCAGCCCCTGGCTGAACAAGGTACAGATCATGGTTTGAAAGGCGATCTGGTCATCTCGCCCGTGCTCGAGTATATCACCAAGAACTACATGACCCCCATGACCATCGATTTTTTGGCCGATCTGTGCCACTTGAGCACAACGCATTTCCGCAGAAAATTTCACGAGATTATGAGGACGACGCCTCTCGAATTCATCAACAGTACACGGATCGAAGAAGCCTGCAAACAGCTGAAAAGCACGGACCATTCCATTCTGTCGATCTCTGAACAGGTCGGGTTTCATTCCATCTCCAGCTTCAATCGCTGCTTCTCCAAACTGATGGGACAGTCCCCCAAAGCGTGGCGCAAGAGTGTACAATCCGAAGTACAGTCCGCCAAAGCATCCATACTGGAGTTTACAGGGTGGGTCTAGGTCTAGGCCTAGGCTCAAAAAGCGGGAAGATTAGCATCTCCCCCTTTCCTCCCTACGGATCTCAATCCGGTTCCCAATCAAAAAACGCAACCATAAATGGTTGCGTTAAATGCATTCCTTACACGATTTCACCTGTGCTCGCACCGGTTAATGCCTTTTCGGGTGTTTTTACTGC contains these protein-coding regions:
- a CDS encoding AraC family transcriptional regulator — its product is MAKTRKPVIEYRHYSLPIHFPVLLLSGERWKISDIKSEHLHFHNHLEIGICYSDSGIMEIKGESVPFQAGDITFIPRYLPHTTYSTPGTASLWAYIFFSPEDLFQHSLKSTYSDFEPNLWAVQGMNCVLSKEQHPKVYTLATSIVEELRLQNPYYQESAYGLMLSLYIELLRIHSRNQPLAEQGTDHGLKGDLVISPVLEYITKNYMTPMTIDFLADLCHLSTTHFRRKFHEIMRTTPLEFINSTRIEEACKQLKSTDHSILSISEQVGFHSISSFNRCFSKLMGQSPKAWRKSVQSEVQSAKASILEFTGWV